One window from the genome of Sphingomonas lacunae encodes:
- the xrtA gene encoding exosortase A — protein sequence MNVALETGRGWWSHLRVLILAWMVLLAAFHRDVIHLVSLWLNSSTFNHCILLLPVIGWLIWLRRHELALLTPRAWTPGLLWMAGGSMVWIVGDAASVAMLRQIGLVVMVQGTVPALLGPQVTRGLLFPLGYSFFLIPFGEELVPPMQMLTADMAMAMLRLFGIPAYIDGIFITTPYGYFAVAEACSGVKFLVAMAALAVLAAHLCFKTMWRRLLFLAFAMIVPILANGVRAFSTILIAEYWGTDFAASADHVIYGWFFFGIVIALIGWAAYPWFDRDPEDVMIDGRRLAGFWPGKDHGLAVLAPVALVLVLAPLAVDRISAARAQPLPVMAVDLGPPGWQLVEGEATDWRPRFDGADMLSCRRFARSPDGPVVDRCMAGFVRQGEGRELVGFGQGALDPDSDWRWGRNLPAIGSGQAVRMVAGTQVRDTLTVYMIDGTVTSRPAKVKWLTLKARLTGGDERAYALVLSAQPATGDGAQDRIARFVGDSGGLETMVARLTAQR from the coding sequence GTGAACGTGGCGTTGGAGACGGGCCGGGGATGGTGGTCGCACCTGCGGGTGCTGATCCTCGCCTGGATGGTCTTGCTGGCTGCGTTCCACCGCGATGTCATCCATCTGGTGAGCCTCTGGCTCAACAGTTCGACGTTCAATCATTGTATTTTGCTCCTGCCGGTGATCGGCTGGTTGATATGGTTGCGGCGGCATGAGCTGGCCTTGTTGACCCCGCGCGCATGGACTCCCGGACTGCTTTGGATGGCAGGTGGGAGCATGGTCTGGATAGTCGGTGATGCCGCCAGCGTTGCCATGTTGCGCCAGATCGGCCTGGTCGTCATGGTCCAGGGCACCGTGCCTGCCCTGTTGGGTCCGCAGGTTACGCGAGGCCTTCTGTTTCCGCTTGGATACAGTTTCTTCCTGATCCCCTTTGGCGAGGAACTGGTGCCACCAATGCAGATGCTGACCGCCGACATGGCGATGGCGATGCTCCGCCTGTTCGGCATTCCGGCCTATATCGACGGCATTTTCATTACGACTCCCTACGGCTATTTTGCTGTGGCCGAAGCCTGTTCCGGGGTGAAATTCCTGGTGGCGATGGCTGCGCTGGCGGTGCTGGCGGCGCATCTTTGTTTCAAGACGATGTGGCGTCGGCTGCTGTTCCTGGCCTTTGCGATGATCGTTCCCATACTGGCCAACGGCGTGCGGGCCTTCTCGACCATTTTGATCGCCGAATATTGGGGGACTGATTTTGCCGCCAGTGCTGATCACGTCATATATGGATGGTTTTTCTTTGGCATTGTGATCGCCCTGATCGGCTGGGCAGCCTATCCCTGGTTCGATCGCGACCCGGAAGATGTAATGATTGATGGGCGGCGTCTGGCCGGTTTCTGGCCGGGTAAAGATCATGGGCTGGCCGTGCTGGCGCCCGTTGCGTTGGTGTTGGTGCTGGCGCCGCTGGCTGTTGACCGGATCAGCGCGGCGCGTGCGCAGCCGCTGCCGGTGATGGCTGTCGATTTGGGACCGCCGGGTTGGCAGTTGGTAGAGGGTGAGGCGACAGATTGGCGTCCCCGGTTTGACGGCGCAGACATGCTTTCATGCCGACGCTTTGCGCGGAGCCCAGATGGACCGGTGGTTGACCGGTGCATGGCCGGCTTTGTCCGTCAGGGAGAGGGACGGGAGCTTGTGGGTTTCGGGCAAGGTGCACTCGATCCGGACAGTGACTGGCGGTGGGGTCGGAATCTGCCGGCAATTGGCTCTGGCCAGGCGGTGCGCATGGTTGCGGGCACACAGGTTCGCGACACGTTGACCGTCTATATGATCGACGGGACTGTGACATCGCGCCCTGCCAAGGTGAAATGGTTGACGCTCAAGGCGCGGCTCACTGGTGGCGATGAAAGGGCCTATGCCCTTGTACTGTCGGCACAACCGGCAACCGGGGATGGCGCGCAAGACCGTATCGCGCGCTTTGTCGGCGATTCGGGCGGCCTGGAAACCATGGTCGCGCGCTTGACGGCGCAACGTTGA
- a CDS encoding XrtA/PEP-CTERM system amidotransferase produces MCGIAGLYHPEQPRPIDPARVASMLAPMRHRGPDGDGVWQAPGVVLGHLRLSIIDVAGSPQPMHSPDGRLSIVFNGEIYNFAELRRELAALGHQFRTEGDTEVILASYAQWGSGCLSRLEGMFAFALFDAADQSLLLVRDRFGVKPLFYATLPDGTIAFASELKGLLVLPHLRVQADFRAVEDYMAFGYVPDDACIVAGVQKLAAGHFLHIRRGRPVPHPVQWWDLDFSRRIKVKEAEAEEHLVQLLRAAVRSRMVADVPLGAFLSGGVDSSAVVALMAEASSSAVNSCSIGFDDQSLDETSYADVIARRYATDHRMRIVAADDFGLADLVAFHCDEPFADASALPTYRVSQLAREEVTVALSGDGADEAFAGYRRMVFQHQEERARRFLPASLRRSVIGPLARVWPKMDWAPRPLRAKATLAGLARSGEEAYALGVGIMGPEMRGGLYTDAARAMLGDHVAEERWWRTMRDAPAAEALDRAQYADMKIAMTGDILTKVDRMSMAVSLEAREPLLDHHLVEFAATLPAHMRVRGGTGKWLMKKAMERYLPRDILYRPKMGFVTPISAWFRGPLAAEARALAASPTLARTGWFDMAAIGQMVSAHQSGRSEYGRPIWQFFMLEKSLQRLFGI; encoded by the coding sequence ATGTGCGGCATCGCCGGTCTTTATCATCCCGAACAACCCCGCCCGATTGACCCGGCGAGGGTCGCTTCGATGTTGGCGCCGATGCGTCATCGCGGGCCGGATGGCGACGGCGTGTGGCAGGCGCCGGGCGTTGTGCTGGGTCATTTGCGCCTCTCCATCATCGACGTCGCCGGATCACCACAGCCAATGCATTCGCCCGACGGGCGGTTGAGCATCGTGTTCAACGGCGAGATCTACAACTTTGCCGAATTGCGGCGCGAGTTGGCGGCGCTTGGCCATCAGTTTCGTACCGAGGGTGACACCGAAGTGATCCTCGCCAGCTATGCGCAGTGGGGCAGCGGCTGCCTGTCGCGGCTGGAGGGCATGTTCGCCTTTGCCCTGTTCGATGCGGCTGACCAATCGCTGCTGCTCGTACGCGACCGGTTCGGCGTCAAGCCACTGTTTTACGCGACTTTGCCTGACGGAACGATTGCCTTTGCGAGCGAGCTCAAGGGCTTGCTGGTCTTGCCGCACCTCAGGGTGCAGGCTGATTTTCGGGCGGTCGAAGACTATATGGCCTTTGGCTATGTCCCTGATGATGCCTGCATTGTTGCCGGCGTGCAAAAGCTGGCCGCCGGGCATTTTCTGCATATCCGCAGGGGACGGCCTGTCCCTCATCCCGTGCAGTGGTGGGATCTCGATTTCTCCCGCCGGATCAAGGTGAAGGAAGCGGAGGCCGAGGAGCATCTCGTCCAGCTTTTGCGCGCTGCGGTGCGCAGCCGGATGGTCGCCGATGTGCCGCTTGGTGCTTTCCTCTCTGGCGGCGTCGACAGCAGCGCGGTTGTCGCGCTGATGGCCGAGGCGAGCAGCAGCGCGGTCAACAGTTGCTCGATCGGATTTGATGACCAGTCGCTGGACGAGACCAGCTATGCGGATGTGATCGCGCGGCGCTATGCCACCGATCATCGGATGCGGATTGTCGCTGCGGATGATTTCGGGCTTGCTGATCTTGTGGCGTTCCATTGCGATGAGCCTTTTGCCGATGCGTCGGCCTTGCCGACCTATCGGGTAAGCCAGTTGGCGCGTGAGGAGGTAACGGTTGCCCTCTCCGGTGACGGCGCTGACGAGGCCTTTGCCGGGTACCGGCGCATGGTGTTCCAGCATCAGGAAGAGCGGGCGCGCCGGTTCCTGCCGGCCTCGCTGCGCCGATCAGTGATCGGGCCGTTGGCGCGGGTGTGGCCCAAGATGGATTGGGCGCCCCGACCCTTGCGCGCCAAGGCAACGCTGGCCGGTCTGGCACGGTCAGGTGAGGAAGCCTATGCGCTGGGCGTCGGTATCATGGGCCCCGAGATGCGGGGCGGGCTCTACACCGATGCGGCGAGGGCGATGTTGGGCGATCATGTTGCCGAGGAGCGCTGGTGGAGGACGATGCGCGATGCGCCGGCGGCGGAGGCGCTCGACCGGGCGCAATATGCCGACATGAAGATCGCCATGACCGGCGACATCCTGACCAAGGTTGACCGTATGAGCATGGCGGTGAGCCTCGAGGCGCGCGAGCCATTGCTTGACCATCATCTCGTCGAATTTGCCGCTACGCTGCCGGCGCATATGCGGGTTCGCGGTGGCACCGGCAAATGGCTGATGAAGAAGGCGATGGAGCGCTATCTGCCGCGTGACATACTCTATCGGCCCAAGATGGGGTTCGTGACTCCGATCAGCGCCTGGTTCCGTGGACCGCTTGCCGCCGAGGCGCGGGCGCTGGCGGCGAGCCCGACACTGGCGCGCACCGGCTGGTTCGACATGGCGGCGATCGGACAGATGGTCAGCGCGCACCAATCTGGCCGCAGCGAATATGGCCGGCCAATCTGGCAGTTCTTCATGCTGGAGAAGAGTTTGCAGCGGTTGTTCGGGATTTAA
- the truA gene encoding tRNA pseudouridine(38-40) synthase TruA — MPRYRLTLEWDGRPFMGWQRQSHGPSVQQALEEAIAKITGEQITATAAGRTDAGVHARAMPAHFDCEKALDPFRMQEAINAVIRPHPVAVLNCVLVDEDWHARFSCTGRVYDYLIINRRPPLTLESGLAWRVVPDLDANAMHDAAQRLVGRHDFTTFRSVHCQSASPEKTLNRLDVTRTADRIVIRAEARSFLHHQVRSMVGCLMLVGRGQWSADDMSAALEARDRAALGQNAPPDGLYFTGARY, encoded by the coding sequence ATGCCACGCTATCGCCTCACGCTCGAATGGGATGGGCGCCCCTTCATGGGCTGGCAGCGCCAATCGCACGGTCCCAGTGTGCAACAGGCGCTTGAGGAAGCCATTGCCAAGATCACCGGCGAACAGATCACCGCCACCGCCGCCGGGCGCACCGACGCAGGGGTCCACGCCCGCGCCATGCCGGCCCATTTCGACTGTGAAAAGGCGCTCGATCCCTTCCGCATGCAGGAAGCGATCAACGCCGTCATCCGTCCGCACCCGGTCGCCGTCCTCAACTGTGTGCTGGTCGATGAGGATTGGCACGCCCGCTTTTCCTGCACCGGCCGCGTCTATGACTATCTGATCATCAACCGCCGCCCGCCGTTGACGCTTGAGAGCGGCCTCGCTTGGCGGGTAGTGCCTGATCTGGACGCCAACGCCATGCATGATGCCGCCCAGCGCCTCGTCGGCCGGCATGATTTCACCACCTTCCGTTCGGTCCACTGCCAGTCGGCCAGCCCGGAAAAGACGCTCAACCGGCTCGATGTTACCCGCACGGCAGACCGCATCGTCATCCGCGCCGAGGCCCGCTCTTTCCTCCACCATCAGGTGCGCTCGATGGTCGGATGCCTGATGCTGGTCGGGCGCGGGCAATGGTCCGCTGATGACATGAGTGCCGCCCTCGAAGCACGGGACCGGGCGGCATTGGGCCAGAACGCACCGCCCGACGGCCTCTATTTCACTGGTGCCCGCTATTAA
- the fmt gene encoding methionyl-tRNA formyltransferase, whose amino-acid sequence MRIIFMGTPDFAVPTLDALVAAGHDVVAVYSQPPRPAHRGKKETPSPVHARAAALGLPVLTPTSLRNAQAQAEFAAHDADVAVVAAYGLILPQAILDAPRHGCLNVHGSLLPRWRGAAPVQRAILAGDAETGVGIMQMEAGLDTGPVRLEGRTPIAGKTAGELTTELAQLGARLMVDVLADLDSHPAVAQPEDGITYAAKISKDEARLDWNLSAVQVERSVRAFNPMPGAWFEMGGERFKLLAADVVPPAEAPVGMAPGTILDDSLTIACNPGAIRPTLIQRAGRGAMGVAELLRGFSIAPGTRLD is encoded by the coding sequence ATGCGGATCATCTTCATGGGAACGCCCGATTTTGCGGTGCCGACGCTGGATGCCCTCGTCGCGGCAGGGCACGATGTCGTCGCGGTGTACAGCCAGCCGCCACGCCCGGCGCATCGCGGCAAAAAGGAAACACCCTCCCCCGTCCACGCCCGCGCCGCCGCGCTGGGCCTGCCAGTACTGACCCCCACCAGCCTGCGTAACGCACAGGCACAGGCTGAGTTCGCTGCGCACGACGCCGATGTCGCGGTCGTCGCCGCCTATGGCCTGATCCTGCCCCAGGCCATCCTCGACGCGCCCCGCCACGGCTGCCTCAACGTCCACGGCTCGCTGCTCCCCCGCTGGCGCGGTGCCGCCCCGGTGCAGCGCGCCATCCTCGCGGGTGATGCCGAGACCGGTGTGGGCATCATGCAGATGGAGGCCGGACTCGATACCGGCCCGGTCCGGTTAGAAGGTCGCACGCCCATCGCGGGCAAGACCGCCGGCGAACTGACCACCGAACTCGCCCAGCTCGGCGCCCGCCTGATGGTCGATGTTCTCGCCGACCTCGACAGCCACCCCGCAGTGGCCCAGCCCGAAGACGGCATCACCTACGCCGCCAAGATCAGCAAGGATGAGGCGCGGCTCGACTGGAACCTCTCCGCCGTGCAGGTCGAACGCAGCGTGCGCGCGTTCAACCCCATGCCGGGCGCATGGTTCGAAATGGGAGGCGAACGCTTCAAGCTGCTCGCCGCCGACGTGGTCCCGCCCGCCGAGGCCCCGGTGGGCATGGCCCCCGGCACCATCCTCGACGATAGCCTCACCATCGCTTGCAACCCCGGGGCAATTCGCCCGACGTTGATCCAGCGCGCCGGCCGCGGCGCGATGGGCGTGGCGGAGCTGCTGCGCGGATTCAGCATCGCGCCCGGCACCCGGCTCGATTGA
- the recR gene encoding recombination mediator RecR, with product MASPAIEALVQQLARLPGLGPRSARRAVLHLIKRRETAFAPLLTALTAVHETLVTCQTCGNVDTSDPCGICADPRRDARSICVVEEVADLWALDRSRLFPGKYHVLGGKLSALDGVRPEDLAIEPLVRRVAAGGVDEVVLAMNATLEGQTTAHYITDRLEGLPVRLTQLAHGLPVGGELDYLDEGTLAQALRARRPVG from the coding sequence ATGGCATCCCCCGCGATCGAAGCCCTTGTCCAGCAACTCGCCCGCCTCCCCGGCCTTGGCCCGCGCAGTGCGCGGCGGGCGGTGCTGCATTTGATCAAGCGGCGGGAGACGGCCTTTGCCCCGCTGCTGACCGCGCTGACGGCGGTGCATGAAACGCTGGTGACGTGCCAGACTTGCGGCAATGTCGACACGTCGGACCCGTGCGGCATCTGCGCCGATCCGCGCCGCGACGCGCGCTCCATCTGCGTTGTCGAGGAAGTGGCCGACCTGTGGGCGCTCGACCGATCGCGCCTGTTTCCCGGCAAATATCATGTGCTCGGCGGCAAATTGTCAGCACTCGACGGCGTGCGGCCCGAAGACCTCGCCATCGAACCGCTGGTGCGCCGGGTGGCGGCTGGCGGCGTGGACGAGGTGGTGTTGGCGATGAACGCGACGCTCGAAGGGCAGACGACCGCCCATTACATCACCGACCGGCTCGAAGGCTTGCCGGTGCGGCTGACGCAACTGGCGCATGGCCTGCCGGTGGGCGGGGAATTGGACTATCTCGACGAGGGGACATTGGCGCAGGCGCTGAGGGCGCGGCGGCCTGTGGGGTGA
- the def gene encoding peptide deformylase, translated as MAILPILETPDARLRQISKPVEVFDDALKTLIADMYETMYDAPGIGLAAIQVGVPQRILVIDLQEPDPEDEEGKRILRTPRTFINPVFSDPSEEMNAYSEGCLSVPEQFADVIRPAEITVDWQDEDGNPHRERMTGLMATCIQHEMDHLEGILFIDHLSKLKRDMVLKKLSKMRRAG; from the coding sequence ATGGCCATTCTTCCTATCCTTGAGACACCCGACGCCCGCTTGCGGCAGATTTCCAAGCCGGTCGAGGTGTTTGACGACGCGCTCAAGACGCTGATCGCCGACATGTATGAGACGATGTATGATGCCCCCGGCATCGGCCTCGCCGCCATTCAGGTCGGCGTGCCGCAGCGCATCCTCGTCATCGACCTGCAGGAACCGGACCCCGAGGATGAGGAAGGCAAGCGCATCCTGCGCACGCCGCGCACCTTCATCAATCCGGTGTTTTCTGATCCTTCGGAGGAAATGAACGCCTATTCCGAGGGCTGTCTGTCGGTGCCCGAGCAGTTTGCCGATGTGATCCGCCCTGCGGAAATCACTGTCGATTGGCAGGATGAGGACGGCAATCCGCACCGCGAGCGGATGACCGGGCTGATGGCGACCTGTATCCAGCATGAGATGGATCACCTAGAGGGCATCTTGTTCATCGACCATCTCAGCAAGCTGAAGCGCGACATGGTGCTCAAGAAGCTTAGCAAGATGCGCCGGGCGGGGTAA
- the rmuC gene encoding DNA recombination protein RmuC: MDAVSIFAGLLVGLALGAFIGWLLGQQKAGAATAGLSAQVATLTAERDQHLANFRKAAVDLEAADREREAHALELVSLKTQREADLAAHAAQVAVLTEARDALSAQFQEVAAKLLDRAQAQFLEQAGERFKASETQASHKLSQLLQPVNERLARYEEAVSAVEKERQAAFGNLHGLMESLRLSNEGVKAEAARLSNSLRNAPKARGRWGEQQLRNVLESCGLSEYADFQTEVSVGIEDGGRLRPDVIIRVPGGQSLVIDAKVSLNAYQDAFNAEDELSRSAGLAAHAASVKAHINSLGNKAYWSQFEAAPDYVILFIPGEHFLAAALETDATLWDFAFEKRVLLATPTNLIAIARTVAAVWRQERMADQARDIAALGKDLYARMATMGGHIGKLGKNLDTAVTAYNSFVGSFESQVLTQARRFEALDIDTAQKAIDAPPVIETAIRQQSKLLPTASANDEAAE; this comes from the coding sequence ATGGATGCTGTTTCGATCTTTGCCGGCCTGTTGGTCGGCCTCGCGCTGGGTGCTTTTATTGGTTGGCTGCTGGGGCAGCAAAAGGCGGGTGCTGCGACGGCGGGGCTGAGCGCACAAGTGGCGACGCTGACTGCCGAGCGCGACCAGCATCTTGCCAATTTCCGCAAGGCAGCGGTTGATCTGGAAGCGGCGGACCGGGAGCGGGAGGCGCATGCACTTGAACTCGTCAGCCTGAAAACACAGCGCGAGGCCGATCTGGCTGCTCATGCCGCGCAAGTGGCAGTCCTGACCGAGGCGCGTGACGCCCTGTCTGCCCAGTTTCAGGAGGTGGCGGCGAAGTTGCTTGACCGGGCGCAGGCGCAGTTCCTTGAACAGGCGGGCGAACGGTTCAAGGCGTCAGAGACGCAGGCGAGCCACAAACTTTCGCAACTGCTGCAGCCGGTCAACGAGCGGCTGGCCCGCTATGAAGAGGCAGTGTCGGCAGTCGAGAAGGAGCGGCAGGCGGCGTTCGGCAACTTGCATGGCCTGATGGAATCACTCCGCCTGTCAAACGAGGGCGTGAAGGCCGAGGCGGCGCGCCTGTCCAATTCGCTGCGCAATGCGCCCAAGGCGCGGGGCCGCTGGGGTGAGCAACAGTTGCGCAATGTCCTCGAAAGCTGTGGCCTGTCGGAATATGCCGATTTCCAGACCGAGGTCAGTGTGGGCATTGAGGATGGCGGGCGGTTGCGCCCCGATGTCATCATTCGCGTGCCGGGCGGGCAGAGCCTCGTCATTGACGCGAAGGTCTCATTGAACGCCTATCAGGACGCGTTCAACGCCGAGGATGAGCTGAGCCGCAGTGCGGGGCTTGCCGCCCATGCGGCCTCGGTGAAGGCGCATATCAACAGTCTCGGCAACAAGGCCTATTGGTCACAGTTTGAGGCCGCGCCTGACTATGTGATCCTGTTCATTCCGGGCGAGCATTTCCTGGCCGCCGCGCTCGAAACCGATGCGACGCTGTGGGACTTTGCCTTTGAAAAGCGGGTATTGCTGGCGACGCCGACCAATTTGATCGCCATCGCGCGGACAGTCGCTGCGGTGTGGCGGCAGGAGCGCATGGCCGACCAAGCGCGCGATATCGCCGCGCTTGGCAAGGATCTCTACGCCCGCATGGCGACGATGGGCGGACACATCGGCAAGCTCGGCAAGAATCTCGATACGGCGGTCACCGCTTACAACAGCTTTGTCGGCAGCTTTGAATCGCAGGTGTTGACACAGGCGCGACGGTTTGAGGCGCTCGACATTGATACGGCCCAAAAGGCGATTGATGCGCCGCCGGTGATCGAAACGGCGATCCGGCAGCAGAGCAAGCTGTTGCCTACCGCCAGTGCGAACGATGAGGCGGCGGAATAG
- a CDS encoding META domain-containing protein, translating into MNKALTLLTASTALALAACAPLTPAPDAPVPPAGTSAWLALGTEPFWALEITPARINYRPAEGRPVIVANPGARPSLNGERYVTRQISVDITHSPCNDGMSDRRYADTVMVEVNGRTLRGCGGPVLPPASLDRTNWRIVSINGRDMVGDRPATLRFANGTVSGTAGCNQISGNFLSDGNRLTVSQAVSTRMACDGPVMLQESALLALFRQSMSIRFAADGRMILSAGESNAVLERVI; encoded by the coding sequence ATGAACAAAGCTCTCACCCTCCTTACCGCATCCACCGCCCTCGCGCTCGCCGCCTGTGCACCGTTGACGCCCGCACCCGATGCCCCGGTGCCTCCTGCTGGCACCAGCGCGTGGCTGGCATTGGGTACCGAGCCCTTCTGGGCACTCGAAATCACGCCGGCGCGGATCAATTACCGCCCCGCCGAAGGTCGCCCGGTGATCGTTGCCAATCCCGGTGCCCGGCCGAGCCTCAACGGCGAACGTTATGTCACGCGCCAGATCAGCGTCGACATTACGCATAGCCCCTGCAACGACGGCATGAGCGACCGTCGCTATGCCGATACGGTGATGGTGGAAGTGAATGGCCGCACCCTGCGCGGATGCGGAGGGCCGGTCCTGCCGCCAGCCTCGCTCGACAGGACCAACTGGCGGATCGTCTCGATCAACGGGCGCGATATGGTCGGCGACCGTCCGGCGACACTCCGCTTTGCCAACGGCACGGTCAGCGGCACCGCCGGGTGCAACCAGATCTCCGGCAATTTCCTCAGCGATGGCAACCGGCTCACCGTCAGCCAGGCGGTATCGACCCGCATGGCCTGTGATGGCCCGGTCATGCTTCAGGAAAGCGCCCTGCTCGCGCTGTTCCGTCAGTCGATGAGCATCCGTTTCGCCGCCGATGGCCGCATGATCCTCAGCGCGGGTGAGAGCAACGCGGTACTCGAACGGGTCATCTGA
- a CDS encoding TrmH family RNA methyltransferase produces the protein MERNARGHRLIQSAANPVIKRARSLREKKHRKSEGLFLAEGLRILTEAREAGSLPQQLFYAEDRPGHPLAEELITATLAAGGEVVATSEDILSKLSGKDNPQTLIGLYPDRLTPLADLDRHAAPIWLVVQAMRDPGNLGTMLRTGDAVGAGGLILIDDCVDPFSVETVRASMGALFTQQISTARWPDFISWLRSGPGTLVGTSLAPGTVDYREPAYPAPTFILIGNEARGLPDDYEAACDVRVKMPMHGKADSLNAAVAAAVMAYQVLDRQERG, from the coding sequence ATGGAGCGCAATGCGCGCGGTCACCGCCTCATCCAGAGCGCCGCAAATCCGGTCATCAAGCGAGCCCGCAGCCTGCGTGAGAAAAAGCACCGGAAGTCCGAGGGGCTGTTCCTTGCCGAAGGTTTGCGCATCCTGACCGAGGCCCGCGAGGCCGGTAGCTTGCCGCAACAGCTTTTTTATGCCGAAGACCGACCGGGCCATCCGCTCGCCGAAGAGTTGATCACCGCCACTCTGGCGGCTGGCGGTGAAGTGGTCGCCACCAGCGAAGACATACTCTCCAAACTGTCCGGCAAGGACAATCCCCAGACGCTGATCGGCCTTTACCCCGACAGGCTGACCCCGCTCGCCGACCTTGATCGCCACGCCGCGCCGATCTGGCTGGTGGTGCAGGCAATGCGCGATCCGGGCAACCTCGGCACCATGTTGCGCACCGGCGATGCTGTGGGCGCCGGCGGCCTCATCCTTATCGATGATTGCGTCGATCCCTTTTCGGTCGAAACCGTGCGCGCGAGCATGGGCGCCCTGTTCACCCAACAGATCAGCACCGCCCGCTGGCCTGACTTTATCAGCTGGCTGCGCTCAGGCCCCGGCACGCTGGTCGGCACCAGTCTCGCGCCCGGCACTGTCGATTATCGCGAACCCGCCTATCCTGCGCCAACCTTCATCCTGATCGGCAATGAGGCCCGCGGCCTGCCCGACGATTATGAAGCGGCCTGCGACGTCCGGGTCAAAATGCCCATGCACGGCAAGGCCGACAGCCTCAATGCCGCCGTCGCCGCCGCTGTCATGGCCTATCAGGTGCTCGACCGGCAGGAACGCGGTTGA
- a CDS encoding HPr family phosphocarrier protein, translating to MSGLSETVTITNQRGLHARASAKFVNFVAALPPGVKVEVEKEGNRVNGLSIMGLMMLGAAKGDDITIHTSGDGADLALLKLVGLVKDSFGED from the coding sequence GTGAGCGGTTTGAGCGAAACCGTCACCATTACCAACCAGCGCGGGCTCCACGCCCGCGCCAGCGCGAAGTTCGTCAATTTCGTTGCCGCCTTGCCACCGGGAGTAAAGGTCGAGGTCGAAAAGGAAGGCAACAGGGTCAATGGCCTGTCGATCATGGGTCTGATGATGCTGGGTGCCGCCAAGGGCGATGACATCACTATCCACACCAGTGGTGACGGCGCTGACCTGGCCCTGCTCAAGCTGGTCGGCCTGGTCAAAGACAGCTTCGGCGAAGATTGA
- a CDS encoding PTS sugar transporter subunit IIA — protein sequence MIGLVLVTHGRLAEEFRVAMEHVVGPQRAIETVCIGPNDDMEARRVEISAAIAKVAGTNGTILLTDLFGGTPSNLAISLMEPGKVEVIAGINLPMLIRLESARRSMGVREAVKAAREAGQKYISVASELLGSSL from the coding sequence CTGATCGGTCTGGTCCTTGTCACGCACGGTCGCCTCGCGGAGGAATTCCGCGTTGCGATGGAGCATGTCGTCGGCCCCCAGCGGGCGATCGAGACCGTCTGCATTGGCCCAAATGACGATATGGAGGCGCGGCGCGTCGAAATTTCCGCCGCCATTGCCAAGGTTGCCGGGACCAACGGCACCATATTGCTGACCGATCTGTTTGGCGGCACGCCATCCAATCTCGCCATCTCGCTGATGGAACCCGGCAAGGTGGAAGTGATCGCAGGGATCAATCTGCCCATGTTGATCCGTCTTGAATCGGCGCGCCGTTCGATGGGTGTGCGTGAGGCGGTGAAGGCCGCCCGTGAAGCGGGGCAGAAATATATCTCCGTCGCATCCGAATTGCTGGGTTCATCACTGTGA